Below is a window of Electrophorus electricus isolate fEleEle1 chromosome 1, fEleEle1.pri, whole genome shotgun sequence DNA.
tctctctttctcttgctctgctCTACATCTGCTCCACTCCTTCAGGGGTGGGGTGTTCAGGATCCCAGTCTCACTTAGGCAGATGGGGAAATCGGTGCGATCAGACTTCGTTTTCATGGATTTCTGAACTGCTTACGGTTGAGCTGAAACAGTATCCAAATTGATTTATAGTCAAAATAATGCCAGAAGGAAAAGGAAGCTGAGGGATTTTTGCGGCTCTATGTGatgtttcctgtctctctgtggtgttaGAGCCATGTGTTAGACATATACTTGCTGGAAAATATCTTCAGATTTAAAAAGGACTCACGGCAAATTTTGGCTTTGGCTAGTTTCACTGTTTTGGTTCTCATTACTGTATGTGTGGTGATGTTTttaggtttgtgtatgtgtacgtgcgtgcatggTTTttaaaccgtgtgtgtgtgtgtgtgtgtgtgtgtgtgtgtgtgtgtgtgtgtgtagctgggtGGTGCATGAATCGCTGGAGTCTGGAAGAACTCTTGAAGAGGGATCCAGAAAACTTCCTGATCCTGCTCCAACAGGTCGTCAGGCGTGCGAGAGAGGTCTGTGCTGCGTCTGGTTTAGCTGGGTGTAGCTAAACCTCTACCACTGCACTCACACTTGGGGTCTCTTCCAGTGATCAGCCCCGATCCCTGTGGGATGTAGTTTGCATTTGCGTAGGGAAAGGGTCAAACATCCATGTAACAATGAGGGcatcaaaccaaacaaactggTCTGAAGTTATTAAACAATAGCCgttattaatattttgttgttgttttacatCAGTGTGCTATCAGTGTTTCTACATGTGTTTTCTCTATAATGTTAACAGGTTGAAATCTGTGTACTGTGTTTGAAAACTGTCAAAAGTCCAGtgattaatgtttgttttactcTGAGAGGATGCTTGATTCCAGAGGTTGCATTGCCCCCTAGGGGCCACTCACTGTCAATGTCAAGAAACTAAATCTTGATTAATGTCGTGCTGCGTGAGGCATCCTGAGTGAATTAAACCGTTATCACTGTGTCATGGACAGGTTACTCTGAATTATGGGTTGGCTTTTAGAGTCTGTTCCTTGGCAGtatttggttgtttgtgtgtgtgaggatggggGTATAATTAGTGGCATGTGTAATTGGTGGTGTATGTATTGGTGTAattagtggtgtgtgtaatTGGCAGGCACAGCAGGAGGCTGAATATGAGTTGGTGGCCCCTCTGGTCATCATGTTCGAGTCGACGCTCCTGCAGGTGAGACCCTCCCAGCGTGCCGTGTTTGACCACACACTCCCCACCGCCACCAGCTTCCCTACAGCGTCATTTATCTTCAACCatgtttaacttttaaaaatgcacgTCCGCTCCCACACGCGGCTCCGTGTCATAAGGATGATGTAATGGTGTCGCCCTGCATCAGACCCCGTACTGTCCGCTGAATGGTACGCTCCTGGCCGAGGCATGTGAAGTGTTCCACGGCTTCCTGACGTGGCCAGAGCCCTACTGCAGTGTCTGCCGCCGTCTCCTAGCAACGCTACAGCAAGAGCTCCGAGCACCAGGTAAACCCCTTAAGTGCAAACACTCCACAGCTAGCTTCCTTTAGCTCACCTGGGGCAGGTAGAGACTATTTCCACCTGGGTTCAACCCCCAGGGAGCTCGTACACCATCATACTGAGAAATATATAATTCACTCTGGATAatagcatctgccaaatgccttaaatgtaaatatataattagaATCGGGAACATTTTTGGTCGAGCTCTTCCCGAAGTGATGGCCGtgaaatgttttggtttctctCACTGCTCCGAAGTCTCCCccaagttttgttttctcctgtgGTGCTCAGCAAGATTACTGCTAATGAGACAAACTCACTTCAGATGAGCCTAGCTCTGAGGAatcgtgactgtgtgtgtgtgtgtgtgtgtgtgtgtgtgcgcgtgcgtgcttATGTATTAGGAATTTCTTATCACAGGCTGGTGAGCGAGGAACAAGGACTCACTCTGACTGGCGTCAGTCAGCACTCCAGGGCAATGTGAGTGCTTTGGCAGGAAGTCCTGCAGCAGCCGTCATGGACCTGCCCTCCCTGCGGTCGCCTCTACTTCCTGTCTGTTCTTCGATTGCGCCTGTAGCTAATTGCTGGCCAATCGCACGTCGCTGATCTGAGTGTTGCTTGTTTATACGTTACTGACATCCTGCCCCAATTCAAAACAAGTTTTTTGCAGCACACAGATTCAAGTGTAATGCAACTTCCTGAGTTCAAAAGATTGCATGAACAGACTTTTAAGTTCACATGAACAACTTGGATAAGATGATCAAAATTGAGAAATCTTTGTTTTGCACTTGCTGTAGCAAATGTTTTCGGTAATTCTGACTGCATGTTTGGTCATTTCCAGGGGAATTTGCACCACAAGATTTTAAGCAaattctctctgttttcttcaCTGGTTTTGACAATGAAAATAccttaataataacaaacatattgtgcgtgtgtgttcgcgtgtgaGACAGTACGGTGCTGCTGATGAACCCGGTGGATGTTCCTCCAGCGTTTCTGTCGGTCGTCGAGCGGATGGGTGGAGTAGATGTCTCTCAGAGAGACACCACCATCACCCTTATCAAACATGCCTTCCAAGCCACTCTAGGCACCAAataccctctgccctccatcCACCTGGCCCTGCAGGTATACTACACCCCACTACACCAACCAGTAATACATAGCCCACTTCGGCCTCTACCAAATACATGCACCCACACGATGTTCAGGACAAGACCCTGACTACATTCTGGCCAGTGTACAGTGAGGAGAGCCCATTGGTAATTGTGGGGCATGTGTGCTGCAGGCTTTCGGTGAGGAGGAGCTGAGCCAGGCCCTTTGCTTCGTAACAGAGCTGATGGAGTCCGCAGCGGCCACGGCAGAGCCGGCTACAGCACGGGCTCGTGTAGCCAAGGGCCTGGAGGAGCTGCGAGAGAAACTCAACATCCCAGCATGCAACAGCAGGAATGGAGAGGGTATGGAGGCAATGAGGTGTCTTAATCGACACACAGTATCCTCTAGAGTGACTGAACAAAGGGAGATTTCTTCattctcctcctctgtgtgtttgagattatttgtgtgtgtgtgtgagtaaagtGTCCTCTCCCAAACTAATAACATTTACACCCTCGATCTTTCTCTTTATCCCTGCTATCCATTACacttcacatgtacacacgttaCATAATCTAAGATGTTACTCCCATAATGCAACACGCTTCTTATTCTAAATGCCTGATCCTTCAGTCAGTCGGTGGGTTTGTGTCTTGGCTAATGTACATGAATCGTGGAACACAAGTGAACGAATTCCTCCAAATGGTtctgctatttatttatttatttatttttgttacagGTTTTGAGTAATACATGTTAAGATTAgtattgtgtttttggtttttttaatcaaaggtCTTTTTATGAGTTTTGATCAGTTTGAAGCTTAGAAAATAGAGTAAATGGAATAGTACAATacaaaaatacccccccccccaatacacacactcttaacatCATCACAGATACAGATCTATAATGTATCTACAGGCAGACTAAAGGATCTGAGCTCAGAGACTAGGAGTGTTGGTAACAGTAATTCTAGTCGTCATAGGATCTTCTAACCCTGTATCCATGGAGTCCATATTTTCCACATAAATGACCAAGTGCTGGACAGGGTCACGTCATCACCTCGTAGAGTGTAATGGACGTCCAGGAGCACATCCGACCTTTGACCCAGCGCTTAAACATGGGCGGAGACGTGTCTTCCATCTAAGCTGCACGAGTCATCGTGCCAGAAAGGTTGCAAAAGCTGAATATCTAGTCCCAAAAGGAAGTGACTAGAatgtgtgggggagggtgggGAGTTCTCTTTTGCACCCGTCACACATGGGGTCAATATTTggtaaaacattttactttatttggtAAAAGTTTTACTTTAGACCAGTGTGAATGGTGGACAGTCTTAAACTGTACCACAATATGTCTGTGGCAGATTGAAGAGGAATGTAtttttaaggtgtgtgtgtgtgtgtgtgtgtatgtgtgtgtgtgtgtgtgactaggGATGTTGCAGATTCTTAGGTTGCCTATAGCCAAGTGCTACACGGTCCGCTGGGAGACTGACAGCTTTGGTAAGAACCCCTGGCTCTCTCCTCCACGTCAAAGCATCTGTTATAACCCCCGGCAGATCGGTTCATGCACTCCGCCACAGACGAGAGCCCTGCCTCTCTGTTCTGGTGACGGTTCAGAGCCCCGCCTCTGCGCTCTCCCCACAGACGTCCTGAATGAACTCCTGGAGGCGGAGCCAGAGCTGGCCTGTCTACACACCTCCGAGTGTCCGGGCGAGGACGACGAAGGTGACGCGGACGAAGAACAGGAGCTGGACGAGATGGAGGAGTTTGTGTCCAACGGCTACGTGGACCCACGAGCATCCATGTTTTCCACCGTGTCGTCCTTGTCCACGGCGTCCAAGGACTCCATGTTGTCCACCCTGTCCGTGGCGTCGTGCGAGGGCTCGCCCCTATccaccatctcctcctcctcgcaGGCGTCCGGCACGGACAGCGACTTCTGCGAGGAGGCGGAGGACGAATCCCCGGTGCCGCCGGCCGCCAAGTCCAAGAGCAGCGCGGGCCTGTCCAGGCGCCTGTCCCGGCTCTTCCGTCCGCGTGGCGGACAGTCGCTGTCCCGCGCTAAGAGCCTGGGTACGGCCGAAGCCAAGGACTTCCTGCCCGCTGCCCGCTCCAAGCGCTCCAACTCGGTCCCGCAACAGGCGTTGGTGCGCAGCGCCAATGGGCAGCCAGGTGAGGGCGCCCTGGAGCACCTGGGCCCGGGCCCCGGCCACTACAGGAGGCGGCCAATCCTGAGCAGCGACGAGGGTGAGGTCCCGCCCGGTGCCCCCCTGCTCAGGGTGCTGGTGTTCGGGGCAGACCACATGGCCGGCAGGGTGGCCCGAGCTTATAGCAGCCTGAGGAGACAGGAAAGGGAATGTCCCCGCCTGTCCGGGGCCTTCCGCTTCAGGTTCTTCTTTGTGCCAGTCCGGAGAGACCCAGTGGGAGGCGGAGCCACAGGACACTTCTCTAGCAGCCCGCTGAAGGTGGGACAGGTGAGGAGAGCAGCTGACCTCACGTACACCACTTGCTTAAACGAGGCGTTTGCACAAGTCCCCTATATGACTCACTTACACGACTCACTTACATGACTCTCACCTGACTGGTGTTTTTAACAattcaaaattgttttaataattgtatttaataattCAGTTCACTTGTGGCACTGTGGTTTTAGAGCATTTTACAGTTTTGCTGTCCTAGTTAAATGTCACCTGTTCCTAGTAAGATGGTGTACGCAATACACACTCAAGCACAGAGGAGATGTAGGGCAGATGTAAAGGAGATGTAGGGCAGATGTAGGATataatatctgttgtaaaaagcgctatataaatacattttgatttgatttttgatGTAGAGTGGAAGTATCCTGAAGCTGCAGCCTTAGCCCAGTGTTAAAACACAGCTGGGTGTTAATTCAGAGGCCTAGCAGGTAGCGTGGTCtaactaatgtgtgtgtgtgtatgtaggaggGCCTGTCGGACCAGCTGGAGGACAGTACCAATGACATCGCCCGCCTACTTGGCACTCTGGACCCCTGGTACGAGAGAAACACGCACTGTCTGCTCGACCTGCCACTGCAGATCGTCTGTCGGGTGagatctccccccccccccccccccaatagtGCACATGCTTGTGAACCTTACTCACAGCATGGATACTTTCGTATCAGCCTGTTccttgtgtacatacacatatatccacatagcgatatatacattgtacattgcgtatatatacatatattgtacatacattgttttatttttatatatattagagagggagagatagctAGATACATATTTCCTTATGTACccctgttttttcccctcagtttggacagagcactctcaaactaTTTCACAGCGaattataccgtgtatgactatgtacgtgacaaataaaccgaacttggaCTTAAATGCTTATGGTTCTCCTAAGACATTCCCATGCATAGGAGGAAGCCCATGTCTCTGAAGTAACCCCAGTGAAGACTGCTGTCctaaactgtttgtgtgtgtttgtgtgtttgtgtgtgtgtgtgtgtgtgtgtgtgtgtagcagacgTCCAGGCCTGAGCTTGCGGAGGACTCGGTGGAAGAAGCCTTGCCCATCCTGGCTGACCTGCTGCTCTACTACTGCAGAAACGCAACTCGGCCTGCACTTCTACAGCTCTACCAGGCAGAGGTCAggaaccctacacacacccacatatctGTATATcgtttatatataaacatagaTCATCTATTTGTATACAAGTATGTTACTATATCATTACGTTAGTATGTTCGTACAGGACTGGTCCATTACTGTATCAGTACCTCAGTATGTTGATACAGGATTGTTCCATTAGTATGTCAGTACATCTAGTTTGTCAGTACATCAGTATGCCAGTATAGTGGTAATACTTTTATGTCAGTATATTAGTGCATTCTAAAACAGTTTGCATTTAGATCTGTGAATATTGAACTTTTCGCTTAAACTGAATCTGAATAAAAACTGTAGTGCGTGTAATGCCATGTTCGTGTCATACTCATGCGTGGCATGTCACTCCTGCAATACTCGCCTTTGATGCTCTAAGTAGATGGAGTGTGTTGCCTCACAGTCTTATCGTACGTGTGCGTGCTggattatttattattgcattatgtTGGATTATTCCTTTTACACAGCGTTAAGtaaatgtctctctgtgtcctgtagCTGACTCTAGCTGGCGGAGAGACGAGGACTGAGTTCTTCATCCACTCCCTGGAGCTCGGTCACACGGCAGGGACCAGAGCCATCAAAGCCATGGGTAAACCCCACGGACCACTGACCGGTCACTCCGTTGACCTCCGACACAACCCCGGCTGCCCGTGCCTTTTACCGTTCTGATAGTCTCAAGCCTCGCCCCTTTCCCATAAAATATTGGGCCGCGCCTCTCGTGTGCTGCACGCACCCAGCCGACGTGGTTACCTTGTTTGTGACAATGTAGCAAACATCATAAACCAACTCAAAACAACATCTCCAGTGGGTGACGGTCACACCTTTCTGTGCACGAAGCTGGTGTAGAGAGGAAACGTGCAGAAGCGCGCACAGCAGCAAGCTCAGGGATGGTTGTGGATGAAAGTGTCCTTCTCGGTACTGTTTTCTGCAGAGCTGGGTGGACGCTGGTCTGAGCGTGTGCCGGGGCGTGGTCTGGCGGTGTGTGTTAGATGTGtgataatggtgtgtgtgtgatctgtatCCCCACAGGGGCAGCAAGTAAGAGGTTTGGCATCGACGGAGAGCGGGAGGCCATGCCTCTGTCCCTTGAGCTGGTTTATAACCAGGTAAGAGGCACCCGGAGAACTCCAGAGTGAACTAATTCAGTTTGAATGTACAGCCATCTCAACCTCGATCTGAGATTCTGTATCTCTGCTGTCTCCTTCCCTCTCATGTTTGGATCCCCCTTGTCTCTATCTAatcactgcccccccccccccccccccccccgtctctgtctctgataAGGTGGTTATTAGTGGGAGGAGTCAGAAGACCAGAGCAGAGAAGACTTGCACTTCAATAAATCTGACCAAGGCATGTAGGAATCCAGAGGAACTCAGTAAGACTTACTTTTGCTTACTTGGAACCAAAATTTGGAAGGTTAGCAGTACTTTTCAGAGCCTAGAGGCCCCTGTAGGGCACTTAGGGGGCCCTGTAGAATTCCCTGAAGGCGTTATGTCATTAGTTATGTGAGAAGAATCGCTTTGTTGCCTGGGTCTAGATGTGAGCGATAGGACCAATTATGTTCACGCAGACAAGAGttcacaatcattcacacaaacattccTCAATTGTAACCCAGCATTAAATATGACAAAGGCAATACAGACTTCACTTCAGCTCAGGATAGGACAGATCTCATGTTCTTCCATGTCTTTGGTGTGTTCAGATCCTAAAATGGAGTGTCTGCAGCTGACTGTGACAGAGGTTCTGAAGAGACAGAACTCCAAATCGAAGAAGAGCTACAACCAGGTGTGCAGGAAGGAGGCGCGTCACCTTGCACCTGCGGTTCACGACGGCAAACATCCACAACAACAGCGCTCGGCGTAAACAGCCCAGCAAGGCGAGCGGCAGCAGTCTGGGGTTGTTTGCATCTCCGCTGCTGGGGCGGCGAGAGCTAGCCACTTTGTTCTCAGTGTTTCTGGTGTCGGCTAACCACAGAACTGTACTTTCACTGCAGTGCTCACGGCTTTGATTCAACGGTGGAAAAACAGTTGATTTCGTTTAGTTATTTATctaaacattaaaaaggaaaaacaaaaccgGTAAAAGGAGGTGGTTtataaaaaatatgaacatgaaaACCTTGAGGTGCTTAACGCTGTCTTGCTGATAAACAGCAAATTGTATTTGGAAAGAAAAATATGGGATTACAATAATTTAAGCCTATGGGAGTACATAAATAAAGGGCATGGATTAATAAGTACAAAAATGACTTGAAGTGTTTGAGAAGACTAGAGATTTTGATCCAGAGGTTTTGACTCCTGCATAAGTCGGTGAGATTTTACTCTGTGCGCTGCACACGAGATGTAATGCGTCTAAAAGGAACGTTGAGCTGTAATGGAGcgatttgtttgattttgtcaaAGTCTTTGCATGTAAACCCCACTGCTGTTGCGTCAGTAGCTGCATCTGTGTGTTCACTTCCTCCGCCCATCAGCTCAGACTGCCGCCTCTTCAGCGTCACCAGCAGACCTGTGCATCATGGGTCCCATTAGGTCGGGCTAAGCAAAGGCTCTGTGGTTCTGCGGTTCTgatccagagtgtgtgtgtgtgtgtgtgtgtgtgtgtctccccctTAGCAACTGAGCACCACCCGGGTGAAGGTGGACAAGGTGCAGGTGCATGGCTCTGGTAGCACCACGTTCGCCGTCTGCTTTGATCAGGACGAGAAGAAGATTCTTCAGAGTGTCACTCGGTACTGAatcatttcttttcattgtgcctgagagagacagtcatACGAGCtactaatataaaataaatgaatatgctGCTAACTGACATGTATATAATTTAAACCAAGATCCCATTTGTGTATAGTCTTCTGCACAGTACTATGAAGCAAATATAagtaatgtaatttataaaatgtgtgaaTTGTAACCATATAGGTTGGTGTTTTTtctatgtgcgtgcgtgcgttacCAGGTGCGAGGTGTCCGTGTGCTATAAGCCAGAGACCTCTGCTGACTGGCTGAGAGCGAGGACTCTGTCTGCTCAGTTCCAGCCTCTGCAGCCAAcgttctgctctctgctctgcctccCCATCGCCACATTCAGTGGACCCCAGCCGTGACCCCTAAACCTCAGGCTCCAATAACttgttaaatgttttcagcTCAGGTTCAGTTGAACGGCACATGGAATTCAACGCTTTTGACCACTAAGGTGCAAACAACTTCTTAAAGTCTGGACATATGTTGCACACaacactgtacactgtgtagGCATTTTGTCTACTAAATTGGGTTTTTTATGTAGCTGTGTTTTAATGCTCAGGAATAAGCGAAAAACCCACATTCAATTG
It encodes the following:
- the pik3r5 gene encoding phosphoinositide 3-kinase regulatory subunit 5 isoform X2 codes for the protein MQHTTCTEDRIQHALDRCLDGLRSSESLTQSWNTGWCMNRWSLEELLKRDPENFLILLQQVVRRAREAQQEAEYELVAPLVIMFESTLLQTPYCPLNGTLLAEACEVFHGFLTWPEPYCSVCRRLLATLQQELRAPGISYHRLVSEEQGLTLTGVSQHSRAITVLLMNPVDVPPAFLSVVERMGGVDVSQRDTTITLIKHAFQATLGTKYPLPSIHLALQAFGEEELSQALCFVTELMESAAATAEPATARARVAKGLEELREKLNIPACNSRNGEGMLQILRLPIAKCYTVRWETDSFDVLNELLEAEPELACLHTSECPGEDDEGDADEEQELDEMEEFVSNGYVDPRASMFSTVSSLSTASKDSMLSTLSVASCEGSPLSTISSSSQASGTDSDFCEEAEDESPVPPAAKSKSSAGLSRRLSRLFRPRGGQSLSRAKSLGTAEAKDFLPAARSKRSNSVPQQALVRSANGQPGEGALEHLGPGPGHYRRRPILSSDEGEVPPGAPLLRVLVFGADHMAGRVARAYSSLRRQERECPRLSGAFRFRFFFVPVRRDPVGGGATGHFSSSPLKVGQEGLSDQLEDSTNDIARLLGTLDPWYERNTHCLLDLPLQIVCRQTSRPELAEDSVEEALPILADLLLYYCRNATRPALLQLYQAELTLAGGETRTEFFIHSLELGHTAGTRAIKAMGAASKRFGIDGEREAMPLSLELVYNQVVISGRSQKTRAEKTCTSINLTKACRNPEELNPKMECLQLTVTEVLKRQNSKSKKSYNQQLSTTRVKVDKVQVHGSGSTTFAVCFDQDEKKILQSVTRCEVSVCYKPETSADWLRARTLSAQFQPLQPTFCSLLCLPIATFSGPQP
- the pik3r5 gene encoding phosphoinositide 3-kinase regulatory subunit 5 isoform X1; this translates as MQHTTCTEDRIQHALDRCLDGLRSSESLTQSWNTGWCMNRWSLEELLKRDPENFLILLQQVVRRAREAQQEAEYELVAPLVIMFESTLLQTPYCPLNGTLLAEACEVFHGFLTWPEPYCSVCRRLLATLQQELRAPGISYHRLVSEEQGLTLTGVSQHSRAITVLLMNPVDVPPAFLSVVERMGGVDVSQRDTTITLIKHAFQATLGTKYPLPSIHLALQAFGEEELSQALCFVTELMESAAATAEPATARARVAKGLEELREKLNIPACNSRNGEGMLQILRLPIAKCYTVRWETDSFDVLNELLEAEPELACLHTSECPGEDDEGDADEEQELDEMEEFVSNGYVDPRASMFSTVSSLSTASKDSMLSTLSVASCEGSPLSTISSSSQASGTDSDFCEEAEDESPVPPAAKSKSSAGLSRRLSRLFRPRGGQSLSRAKSLGTAEAKDFLPAARSKRSNSVPQQALVRSANGQPGEGALEHLGPGPGHYRRRPILSSDEGEVPPGAPLLRVLVFGADHMAGRVARAYSSLRRQERECPRLSGAFRFRFFFVPVRRDPVGGGATGHFSSSPLKVGQEGLSDQLEDSTNDIARLLGTLDPWYERNTHCLLDLPLQIVCRTSRPELAEDSVEEALPILADLLLYYCRNATRPALLQLYQAELTLAGGETRTEFFIHSLELGHTAGTRAIKAMGAASKRFGIDGEREAMPLSLELVYNQVVISGRSQKTRAEKTCTSINLTKACRNPEELNPKMECLQLTVTEVLKRQNSKSKKSYNQQLSTTRVKVDKVQVHGSGSTTFAVCFDQDEKKILQSVTRCEVSVCYKPETSADWLRARTLSAQFQPLQPTFCSLLCLPIATFSGPQP